In Geoanaerobacter pelophilus, one DNA window encodes the following:
- the rplA gene encoding 50S ribosomal protein L1: protein MPTKAKKHKTALAAVDRSKSYLLKEGVELLKNTSYAKFDETVDLAVRLGVDPRHADQMVRGAVVLPNGLGKTVRVLVFAKGEKEKEARDAGADYVGAEDLVAKIQEGWFDFDTAIATPDMMGVVGKIGKLLGPRGLMPNPKVGTVTFDLARAVNESKSGKVEFRVEKAGIIHAPVGKVSFDAVKLQENILALLDALMKAKPSAAKGTYVKKISLSTTMGPGLRIDAADAAAQL from the coding sequence ATGCCTACCAAAGCCAAAAAACATAAGACAGCTTTAGCCGCTGTTGATCGCTCAAAAAGCTATCTTCTTAAAGAAGGCGTTGAGCTGTTAAAAAATACTTCATACGCCAAGTTTGATGAAACAGTTGATTTGGCTGTTCGCCTTGGTGTTGATCCGCGACACGCTGACCAGATGGTCAGGGGTGCCGTGGTTCTGCCAAATGGCCTTGGCAAGACCGTCCGCGTTCTTGTCTTTGCAAAAGGCGAGAAGGAAAAAGAAGCCAGAGATGCCGGCGCCGATTACGTAGGCGCAGAAGATCTCGTCGCCAAGATTCAGGAAGGGTGGTTCGATTTCGATACTGCTATCGCGACCCCTGACATGATGGGTGTTGTCGGCAAGATCGGTAAGCTTCTCGGACCGCGCGGTCTGATGCCGAACCCGAAGGTTGGTACAGTAACCTTCGATCTGGCGCGTGCCGTTAACGAGTCTAAGTCGGGTAAAGTTGAATTCCGGGTAGAGAAGGCCGGTATCATCCATGCCCCGGTTGGCAAAGTATCTTTCGATGCGGTAAAGCTCCAGGAAAATATTCTTGCCCTGCTCGATGCTTTAATGAAGGCGAAGCCTTCTGCTGCCAAAGGGACTTACGTCAAAAAGATCAGTCTTTCGACAACAATGGGTCCTGGTCTGCGCATTGACGCCGCAGACGCTGCTGCCCAACTATAA